One genomic segment of Carassius auratus strain Wakin unplaced genomic scaffold, ASM336829v1 scaf_tig00215913, whole genome shotgun sequence includes these proteins:
- the LOC113096416 gene encoding fucolectin-5-like, which yields MFFKNKMEGLSYLFLLLGFFSIQGSSENLEENLALRGTAVQSSTYSTWGAANAIDGIKYTPSCSHTEYDLNPWWRLDLLDSYKIYNVTVTNRDDNWLDETAGVEIRIGNSLENNGNNNPRCGVTSLVPAGSSVSFSCGGMEGRYVNMYLPKIHAYLTLCEVEVYGTASCEESI from the exons atgttctttaaaaacaaGATGGAGGGACTCTCTTATCTGTTCTTACTTTTGG gtTTCTTTTCCATTCAGGGGAGTTCAGAAAACTTGGAAG agaatttggcattaAGAGGAACGGCTGTACAGTCGAGCACATATTCCACCTGGGGAGCTGCAAATGCCATCGATGGCATCAAATACACTCCAAGTTGCTCCCACACAGAATACGATCTCAACCCGTGGTGGAGGCTGGACCTGCTGGATTCTTACAAAATTTACAACGTGACCGTCACCAACAGAGATGATAACTGGCTGGATGAAACAGCTGGAGTAGAGATCCGCATCGGAAACTCTCTGGAAAACAACGGCAACAACAATCCCAG atgtGGTGTCACTTCACTTGTCCCAGCAGGCAGTTCTGTCAGTTTCTCTTGCGGTGGAATGGAAGGTCGTTATGTGAACATGTACCTTCCTAAGATCCACGCATACCTCACACTGTGTGAGGTGGAGGTTTATGGAACAG CCTCCTGTGAAGAGTCCATATGA